One Citrobacter amalonaticus genomic window carries:
- the agaW gene encoding PTS N-acetylgalactosamine transporter subunit IIC, protein MEISLLQAFALGILAFIAGLDMFNGLTHMHRPVVLGPLVGLILGDLHTGILTGGTLELVWMGLAPLAGAQPPNVIIGTIVGTTFAITTGVKPDVAVGVAVPFAVAVQMGITFLFSVMSGVMSRCDRMAANADTAGIERVNYLALLALGIFYFLCAFLPIYFGAEHAKTAIDVLPERLIDGLGVAGGIMPAIGFAVLLKIMMKNVYIPYFIIGFVGAAWLKLPVLAIAAAALAMALIDLLRKSPEPTQPAAQKEEFEDGI, encoded by the coding sequence ATGGAAATTAGTCTGTTACAGGCTTTTGCATTAGGTATCCTCGCCTTTATTGCCGGCCTGGATATGTTCAACGGATTAACACACATGCACCGCCCGGTGGTGCTTGGGCCGCTGGTCGGCCTGATTCTGGGCGATCTGCATACCGGTATTTTAACCGGCGGTACGCTGGAACTGGTGTGGATGGGACTCGCACCGCTGGCAGGCGCGCAACCACCAAACGTCATCATCGGCACCATCGTGGGTACGACGTTCGCCATTACAACAGGGGTGAAACCGGATGTCGCCGTGGGCGTCGCCGTGCCGTTTGCCGTGGCGGTGCAAATGGGGATTACGTTCCTGTTCTCCGTGATGTCTGGGGTGATGTCCCGCTGCGACCGCATGGCGGCGAATGCCGACACCGCCGGTATTGAACGAGTCAACTATCTGGCGTTACTGGCACTGGGGATCTTCTATTTTCTGTGTGCATTCCTGCCGATTTACTTCGGCGCAGAGCACGCGAAAACGGCCATTGATGTTCTGCCGGAACGTCTGATTGACGGTCTCGGCGTCGCAGGCGGCATCATGCCAGCCATCGGCTTTGCCGTACTGCTGAAAATCATGATGAAAAACGTCTATATCCCTTACTTTATCATCGGTTTCGTGGGAGCCGCCTGGCTCAAGCTGCCGGTACTGGCGATCGCCGCCGCGGCACTGGCTATGGCGCTGATCGACCTGCTGCGTAAATCTCCAGAACCGACCCAACCAGCGGCCCAGAAAGAGGAATTCGAAGATGGCATCTAA
- the agaV gene encoding PTS N-acetylgalactosamine transporter subunit IIB, translated as MPNIVLSRIDERLIHGQVGVQWVGFAGANLVLVANDEVAEDTVQQNLMEMVLAEGIAVRFWSLQKVIDNIHRAADRQKILLVCKSPTDFLRLVEGGVPVTRINVGNMHYANGKQQIAKTVSVDSTDITAFNGLKAAGVECFVQGVPTEPAQDLFKLI; from the coding sequence ATGCCAAATATTGTACTCAGCCGTATCGACGAAAGGCTCATTCATGGTCAGGTCGGGGTACAGTGGGTCGGATTTGCGGGGGCAAATCTGGTCCTGGTCGCCAACGATGAAGTGGCGGAAGACACTGTGCAACAGAACCTGATGGAGATGGTGCTGGCGGAAGGGATCGCCGTGCGTTTCTGGTCGCTGCAAAAAGTGATCGACAACATTCACCGCGCCGCCGACCGGCAGAAAATTTTGCTGGTCTGCAAATCCCCCACCGATTTCCTCAGGCTGGTCGAAGGTGGGGTTCCTGTTACACGCATCAACGTCGGAAATATGCACTACGCCAATGGCAAGCAGCAGATTGCAAAAACGGTCTCTGTCGACTCGACCGATATTACGGCGTTTAACGGCCTGAAAGCCGCCGGGGTGGAATGCTTTGTTCAGGGCGTTCCGACAGAACCCGCGCAGGATCTCTTTAAACTCATCTGA